Proteins co-encoded in one Arachis hypogaea cultivar Tifrunner chromosome 13, arahy.Tifrunner.gnm2.J5K5, whole genome shotgun sequence genomic window:
- the LOC112733057 gene encoding uncharacterized protein: MRGLLDLVTLYCKCNNLDSVQAMKEIHLYRDRKESFDRQEVIPAASELKPDEWWRLFGGSAPCLQKIAVRILSQASASSGCERNWSLFDQIHTKRRNRLEHDRLNDIVYVTYNLRLKSRKEKEKRKQKTQHDPIDYESISQVDFWVTEEVVEKEPDLPSNVDDLLREIDADLYQSGGGSSGLYAASLSSADQGGNEGEDHPTEADLQQVLADFD; this comes from the exons ATGCGAGGTTTGCTTGATCTTGTTACCTTGTATTGCAAGTGTAACAATTTGGATTCAGTTCAGGCAATGAAAGAAATACATTTATATAGAGATCGGAAGGAAAGTTTTGATAGACAAGAAGTTATTCCAGCTGCATCTGAACTTAAGCCTG ATGAATGGTGGAGGTTATTCGGAGGCTCTGCTCCATGTCTACAAAAGATAGCTGTTCGCATTCTTAGCCAAGCATCTGCTTCTTCTGGGTGTGAGAGAAATTGGAGCCTTTTTGACCAGAttcatacaaaaagaagaaatagattgGAGCATGATAGACTGAATGACATTGTTTATGTTACCTATAATTTGCGTCTTAAATCCAG gaaggaaaaagaaaaaagaaagcaaaagacacAGCATGATCCAATTGATTATGAAAGTATCAGTCAAGTTGACTTCTGGGTGACTGAAGAGGTTGTAGAGAAAGAGCCTGATCTTCCTAGTAATGTGGATGACTTATTGC gtgaaattgatgctgatttaTATCAAAGTGGCGGTGGTAGTAGTGGTCTTTATGCTGCATCTCTTTCTTCTGCTGATCAGGGTGGGAATGAAGGTGAAGATCATCCCACCGAAGCAGATTTGCAACAAGTTCTTGCGGATTTTGATTGA